From Streptomyces yatensis, one genomic window encodes:
- a CDS encoding ABC transporter permease, with product MLTFLVRRVAAGLVLLYVLATTAFAMMSLTGSDAARNIAGNLATPAQIAVKKHELGLDRPWIEQYAQWLGHAVRGDFGTSWFGGDSVSESLVLKAPVSLSIVVAGLLLATVLSVVLGVAAAVRRGWLDRVVQATAIVGYAVPSFLMALMLSATLAVQLRWLPATGYVPLADSPSGWLQSITLPAISLAIGAIAATAQQVRGSVIDVLRQDFVRTLRSRGMSERRVLFRHVLRNAAPPALTVLSLQFISLVGGAVVIEKVFGLPGVGSAAVTATVNGDTPLVMGVVVYLVLIVVAVNLLVDLAYGWLNPKVRVR from the coding sequence ATGCTGACCTTTCTCGTGCGCCGCGTCGCGGCCGGCCTGGTACTCCTCTATGTGCTCGCGACGACGGCGTTCGCGATGATGAGCCTCACCGGGTCCGACGCCGCGCGCAACATCGCCGGCAATTTGGCGACGCCAGCACAAATCGCCGTGAAGAAACATGAGTTGGGGCTGGACCGGCCATGGATCGAGCAGTACGCACAGTGGCTGGGCCACGCCGTCCGGGGCGACTTCGGGACCTCCTGGTTCGGCGGTGACTCCGTCTCCGAAAGCCTGGTGCTCAAGGCACCGGTGTCCCTGTCCATCGTGGTCGCCGGACTTCTGCTGGCCACCGTCCTCAGTGTGGTGCTCGGTGTCGCCGCCGCCGTACGGCGCGGCTGGCTCGACCGCGTGGTGCAGGCGACCGCGATCGTCGGCTACGCGGTGCCGAGCTTCCTGATGGCGCTGATGCTCTCCGCCACCCTCGCCGTCCAGCTGCGCTGGCTCCCGGCGACCGGCTACGTACCGCTGGCCGACTCCCCCTCCGGCTGGCTCCAGTCCATCACCCTCCCGGCCATCTCGCTCGCCATCGGCGCCATCGCCGCCACCGCCCAGCAGGTGCGCGGCTCGGTCATCGACGTACTGCGCCAGGACTTCGTGCGCACCCTGCGCAGCCGGGGGATGAGCGAGCGGCGGGTGCTCTTCCGGCACGTGCTGCGCAACGCGGCACCCCCGGCGCTGACCGTGCTCTCCCTGCAGTTCATCTCCCTGGTCGGCGGCGCCGTCGTCATCGAGAAGGTCTTCGGACTTCCCGGAGTGGGCTCCGCCGCGGTGACGGCGACCGTCAACGGCGACACGCCGCTGGTCATGGGTGTCGTGGTCTATCTCGTCCTCATCGTCGTGGCGGTCAACCTGCTGGTGGACCTCGCCTACGGCTGGCTCAATCCGAAGGTGCGTGTCCGATGA
- a CDS encoding dipeptide/oligopeptide/nickel ABC transporter permease/ATP-binding protein: MTHTERRDTRGTPDSAPGTARRRGRPLSRLLRNRVAVVCLALLALIVAASVFAPLLTSASPTRATLDDAFAPPGGGHLLGADSVGRDVLARLLYGGRVSLLGGFIAVAVALLIGVPAGLLAGYYRGRLDAVVSWVASLLMAAPAIMVLLVSIAAIGPDTNATMAVLGLILAPGVFRLVRASVTSVREELYVDAARVSGLGDARIVRRHILPVVQAPTIIQSAQMFGVAVVIQAGIEFLGLGSAGQASWGAMLNEAFANLYTKPSLLVAPGLTIVLTVATLGLLANALRDALLDTPGRATRRRPRTVSAPASTPAAADDSLLVVEDLRVTYATRDGERTVVDGVSLTVRRGEVVGLVGESGSGKSQTAFAILGLLPPEGRGEAGRLSFDGRDLRGLGRKERNALRGCRIAYVPQEPMSNLDPAFRIGTQLTDPMRAHLKLTAREAREKALALLERVGIAEPERVYHAYPHQISGGMAQRVLIAGAVSCDPELLIADEPTTALDVTVQAEVLDLLRELQREREMGLILVTHNFGVVADICDRVVVMRTGQVVETAPAGQLFAEPRHEYTRMLLDSTLEDAPPRAPLRIPATGGPLQETV; this comes from the coding sequence ATGACGCATACCGAACGCCGCGACACCCGCGGCACACCCGACTCCGCCCCGGGCACCGCCCGCCGACGCGGCCGTCCGCTGAGCCGACTGCTGCGCAACCGAGTGGCGGTGGTGTGCCTGGCCTTGCTGGCGCTCATCGTCGCGGCCAGTGTGTTCGCGCCCCTGCTCACCTCGGCCAGTCCCACCCGCGCCACCCTGGACGACGCCTTCGCCCCGCCCGGCGGCGGCCACCTCCTCGGCGCCGACAGCGTCGGACGGGATGTGCTCGCACGGCTGCTGTACGGCGGCCGGGTCAGCCTGCTGGGCGGGTTCATCGCCGTGGCGGTCGCCCTGCTGATCGGTGTTCCGGCCGGGCTGCTCGCCGGCTACTACCGGGGCCGGCTCGACGCCGTCGTGAGCTGGGTGGCGAGTCTCCTCATGGCCGCGCCCGCCATCATGGTGCTGCTGGTCTCCATCGCCGCGATCGGCCCCGACACCAACGCGACGATGGCGGTGCTCGGCCTCATCCTGGCCCCCGGTGTCTTCCGCCTCGTCCGGGCCTCCGTCACCTCGGTCCGCGAGGAGCTGTACGTCGACGCCGCCCGCGTCAGCGGACTCGGCGACGCCCGAATCGTGCGCCGGCACATCCTGCCGGTGGTGCAGGCACCCACCATCATCCAGTCGGCGCAGATGTTCGGCGTGGCCGTCGTCATCCAGGCGGGCATCGAATTCCTCGGCCTCGGCTCGGCCGGGCAGGCCAGCTGGGGCGCGATGCTCAACGAGGCGTTCGCCAATCTCTACACCAAGCCCTCCCTGCTGGTGGCCCCCGGTCTGACGATCGTGCTCACCGTGGCGACGCTCGGCCTGCTCGCCAACGCCCTGCGCGACGCGCTCCTGGACACGCCCGGCCGGGCGACCCGGCGGCGCCCGCGCACCGTGTCGGCCCCGGCGAGCACACCCGCGGCGGCCGACGACAGCCTTCTCGTCGTCGAGGACCTGCGGGTCACCTATGCCACCCGGGACGGCGAGCGCACCGTGGTGGACGGGGTGTCGCTCACCGTGCGCCGCGGTGAAGTGGTCGGCCTGGTGGGCGAGTCGGGCTCCGGCAAGAGCCAGACGGCGTTCGCCATCCTCGGGCTGCTGCCCCCGGAGGGCCGCGGCGAGGCCGGCCGGCTCAGCTTCGACGGCCGCGATCTGCGGGGGCTCGGCCGCAAGGAGCGGAACGCGCTGCGCGGCTGCCGCATCGCCTACGTCCCCCAGGAGCCGATGTCCAACCTCGACCCGGCCTTCCGCATCGGCACCCAGCTCACCGACCCGATGCGGGCGCATCTGAAGCTGACCGCGCGGGAGGCCCGGGAGAAGGCCCTGGCGCTGCTGGAACGGGTCGGCATCGCCGAGCCGGAGCGCGTCTACCACGCCTATCCGCACCAGATCTCCGGCGGCATGGCGCAGCGGGTGCTCATCGCGGGCGCCGTCTCCTGCGACCCCGAGCTGCTGATCGCGGACGAGCCCACCACGGCGCTGGATGTCACCGTCCAGGCCGAAGTCCTCGATCTGCTGCGGGAGTTGCAGCGGGAGCGGGAGATGGGGCTCATTCTGGTGACGCACAACTTCGGGGTGGTCGCGGACATCTGCGACCGCGTGGTCGTCATGCGCACCGGTCAGGTCGTCGAAACCGCCCCGGCCGGGCAGCTGTTCGCCGAGCCGCGGCACGAGTACACCCGCATGCTGCTGGACTCGACGCTGGAGGACGCCCCGCCCCGCGCCCCCCTGCGCATCCCCGCGACGGGCGGCCCCCTCCAGGAGACGGTATGA
- a CDS encoding ABC transporter ATP-binding protein — protein MSTTPTPAPTPGTMLDVDGVVVEYAAKSRRGQPFRALHGVSLDIRPGETVGLVGESGSGKTTLGRAVLGLAPVAEGEIRYAGRVISRLSARERRALSAEIQVVFQDPYTSLNPAMTVGDILTEPLLVSGTSRAAAEERVRGLLGQVRLPADAAHRLPREFSGGQRQRVAIARALCRDPRLIVCDEPVSALDLSTQARVLELFVEIQERTGVAYLFITHDLSVVRCVSHRVAVMCGGRIVETGEATAVTSAPRDPYTRRLMLAAPVPDPARQRERREQRRNLKSVGAE, from the coding sequence ATGAGCACGACACCCACACCGGCACCGACCCCCGGCACCATGCTCGACGTCGACGGCGTGGTGGTGGAGTACGCCGCCAAGAGCCGGCGCGGGCAGCCGTTCCGGGCTCTGCACGGCGTCTCCCTGGACATCCGGCCCGGCGAGACGGTCGGGCTGGTCGGCGAATCCGGCTCGGGCAAGACGACGCTCGGGCGTGCGGTGCTCGGACTCGCCCCGGTGGCCGAGGGTGAGATCCGCTATGCGGGCCGGGTGATCTCACGGCTGAGCGCGCGCGAGCGGCGGGCGCTGAGCGCCGAGATCCAGGTCGTCTTCCAGGACCCGTACACCTCGCTGAACCCGGCGATGACCGTGGGCGACATCCTCACCGAGCCCCTGCTGGTCTCGGGCACCTCCCGCGCCGCGGCCGAGGAGCGGGTCCGCGGACTGCTCGGCCAGGTGCGGCTGCCGGCCGACGCCGCACACCGGCTGCCACGGGAGTTCTCCGGCGGTCAGCGCCAGCGCGTGGCGATCGCGCGGGCCCTGTGCCGCGACCCGCGGCTGATCGTGTGCGACGAACCGGTCAGCGCGCTGGACCTGTCCACCCAGGCGCGGGTCCTGGAACTGTTCGTGGAGATCCAGGAGCGCACGGGGGTCGCCTATCTGTTCATCACCCACGATCTGTCGGTGGTGCGGTGTGTCAGCCATCGCGTGGCCGTGATGTGCGGCGGCCGGATCGTGGAGACGGGCGAGGCCACGGCCGTGACCAGCGCCCCGCGCGACCCCTATACGCGGCGGCTCATGCTCGCCGCCCCCGTACCGGACCCGGCACGCCAGCGGGAACGCCGGGAACAGCGCCGGAACCTCAAGTCCGTGGGGGCGGAATGA
- a CDS encoding NADP-dependent oxidoreductase, whose translation MTTVTHAYGFTAYGGPDVERFLDLPLPSPGPGEVLIEVHAAGVNPVDWKVREGMHRSFLPLDLPAVFGREAAGVVVELGPGVAGFAVGEAVFGSSARGCGGYAAHAVLTADFTIPKPEGLSFTDAAALPVAAGTAYDSVRGLGMTAGETLLILGIGGGVGVAAAQLAVSKGVSVVGTASGAKREFVASLGATPVPYDGDYSADRLAAALPNGADAVLDLVGGDALDTVSGLMSPDCRVLTVAGPDTAARFGARSLSRGNRAETLVELARRVRDGRLHPHVREIFPFAEAPSALRAVETGHPWGKVVLQVRAGTVPGV comes from the coding sequence ATGACGACCGTGACACACGCCTACGGATTCACGGCCTACGGCGGCCCCGATGTGGAGCGCTTCCTGGACCTTCCGCTCCCCTCCCCCGGGCCGGGTGAAGTGCTGATCGAGGTCCATGCGGCGGGGGTCAATCCGGTCGACTGGAAGGTGCGCGAGGGAATGCACCGCTCGTTCCTTCCGCTCGACCTCCCGGCGGTGTTCGGGCGCGAGGCGGCCGGGGTGGTGGTGGAACTCGGCCCGGGAGTTGCGGGGTTCGCCGTCGGGGAGGCGGTGTTCGGCAGCAGTGCGCGCGGCTGCGGCGGCTACGCGGCCCATGCCGTCCTGACCGCCGACTTCACGATCCCGAAGCCGGAGGGGCTGTCCTTCACCGATGCGGCGGCCCTCCCCGTGGCGGCGGGGACCGCGTACGACTCCGTGCGCGGGCTCGGCATGACCGCCGGGGAGACCCTGCTGATCCTGGGCATCGGCGGCGGGGTGGGGGTGGCGGCGGCCCAACTCGCCGTGTCCAAGGGGGTGTCGGTGGTCGGAACCGCGTCCGGCGCGAAACGGGAGTTCGTGGCGTCCCTGGGCGCCACGCCCGTTCCGTACGACGGCGATTACAGCGCGGACCGGCTGGCCGCCGCGCTGCCGAACGGGGCCGACGCCGTGCTGGACCTGGTGGGCGGCGACGCCCTGGACACGGTCTCCGGCCTGATGTCCCCCGACTGCCGTGTCCTCACCGTCGCCGGGCCGGACACCGCGGCCCGCTTCGGCGCCCGGTCGCTGTCCCGCGGCAACCGGGCGGAGACCCTCGTCGAGCTCGCCCGCCGGGTCCGGGACGGCCGGCTCCATCCCCACGTCCGGGAGATCTTCCCCTTCGCCGAGGCCCCGTCCGCCCTCCGAGCGGTCGAAACCGGACACCCCTGGGGAAAGGTGGTGCTGCAGGTGCGGGCCGGCACGGTGCCAGGTGTGTGA
- a CDS encoding bifunctional serine/threonine-protein kinase/ABC transporter substrate-binding protein encodes MTDKLTASDPARIGGHRLLARLGAGGMGVVYLGRAESGELAAVKVILPEYADQPEFRARFRREVAAARRVDSPWAVPVTGADPDAPAPWLATAFVAGPSLAEAVATCGPLPPRGVRILGRMLARALTAVHDAGLVHRDVKPGNVLIAVDGPRLIDFGIARATEETALTSADMVIGTPGFLAPEQALARPASPASDVFALGCLLSYAATGRPPFGTGAVDALLYRTVHDEPHLDGVPDDTRDLLERCLAKDPAARPTAREVDETLVEDTPQDSVDWLPDTVVRLIADRSAAMLALPDIEATSLDAGAEDGQPADGPADTTVTTGPSGRRRFLLLGGAALVAAGGGAALWAARRDDGTAAGASSRARRWILGVQADLTGPQKTLGQAQERGIRLAVEQFNSREDKPFTLTLKTADDRGDATRAAKVARALATDRDLLAVIGSTGDETTGASLDSYDEQLVPQLTASSAQSVYGVSEPRHFLQAVPGYTSLPATAAFSLRTQGVRRVAVLIDRDGGIPAWQLGRTMFQNLGVLKIAGEPRVVPRLAEDLTAVAAEMVAHKPDGFVYLGTPARAAAVARALARTDFNGPRVLGYPAAGPEFLTAAGTAADGWQIFAPYIDPSAAPVRAFATAYRKRYGSAPPYWAAEAYDVARMVITRLAEAGGRPSRKRLYDLLAKGTYKGLVRTYAFDEKNRSWLKGYEAFRYEVKGGRYSYAGKVDF; translated from the coding sequence ATGACCGACAAGCTCACCGCCTCCGACCCGGCCCGCATCGGCGGGCACCGGCTGCTCGCCCGGCTCGGCGCCGGCGGCATGGGTGTCGTCTATCTCGGCCGTGCCGAGTCGGGGGAGCTGGCCGCCGTCAAGGTGATCCTTCCCGAGTACGCCGACCAGCCCGAGTTCCGCGCCCGCTTCCGCCGTGAGGTCGCCGCCGCCCGGCGCGTGGACAGCCCCTGGGCCGTGCCGGTCACCGGCGCCGACCCGGACGCGCCCGCGCCCTGGCTCGCCACCGCCTTCGTCGCCGGGCCCTCGCTCGCCGAGGCCGTCGCCACCTGCGGTCCGCTGCCACCGCGCGGTGTGCGCATCCTCGGCCGGATGCTGGCCCGCGCCCTGACGGCCGTACACGACGCGGGACTGGTGCACCGCGACGTCAAGCCCGGCAATGTGCTGATCGCCGTCGACGGCCCCCGCCTCATCGACTTCGGCATCGCCCGGGCCACCGAGGAGACGGCGCTCACCTCGGCCGACATGGTCATCGGCACCCCCGGCTTCCTCGCCCCGGAACAGGCACTGGCGCGGCCCGCCTCGCCCGCCAGTGATGTCTTCGCCCTCGGCTGTCTCCTCTCCTACGCCGCCACCGGCCGCCCGCCCTTCGGCACCGGTGCCGTGGACGCACTCCTCTACCGCACCGTGCACGACGAGCCCCACCTCGACGGTGTCCCCGACGACACGCGCGACCTCCTGGAGCGCTGTCTCGCCAAGGATCCGGCCGCCCGGCCCACCGCCCGCGAGGTGGACGAGACACTGGTCGAGGACACGCCCCAGGACAGCGTCGACTGGCTGCCCGACACCGTCGTACGCCTCATCGCGGACCGCTCCGCCGCGATGCTCGCCCTCCCGGACATCGAGGCGACGAGCCTCGACGCGGGGGCGGAGGACGGGCAGCCGGCGGACGGTCCGGCGGACACAACGGTGACGACGGGTCCCTCCGGCCGTCGCCGCTTCCTGCTGCTCGGCGGCGCGGCCCTGGTCGCGGCCGGGGGCGGTGCGGCCCTCTGGGCCGCCCGGCGCGACGACGGCACCGCGGCGGGCGCCTCGTCCCGGGCGCGCCGCTGGATTCTCGGTGTCCAGGCCGATCTGACGGGCCCGCAGAAGACGCTCGGACAGGCCCAGGAGCGTGGCATCCGGCTGGCCGTCGAGCAGTTCAACTCCCGCGAGGACAAACCCTTCACGCTCACCCTCAAGACGGCCGACGACCGGGGCGACGCTACGCGCGCCGCCAAGGTGGCCCGCGCCCTCGCCACCGACCGCGACCTGCTCGCCGTGATCGGCTCGACCGGTGACGAGACCACCGGGGCGAGCCTCGACAGCTATGACGAACAGCTCGTCCCCCAGCTCACGGCCTCCTCCGCGCAGTCCGTGTACGGCGTCTCCGAGCCCCGCCACTTCCTCCAGGCCGTTCCCGGCTACACGAGCCTGCCCGCCACGGCCGCCTTCTCCCTGCGGACCCAGGGCGTACGGCGCGTGGCCGTGCTGATCGACCGCGACGGCGGCATCCCGGCCTGGCAGCTCGGCCGCACGATGTTCCAGAACCTCGGTGTCCTCAAGATCGCCGGCGAACCGCGCGTCGTACCGCGGCTGGCCGAGGACCTCACGGCGGTGGCCGCCGAGATGGTCGCGCACAAGCCGGACGGCTTCGTCTACCTGGGCACTCCCGCCCGCGCGGCGGCCGTGGCACGGGCCCTCGCGCGGACGGACTTCAACGGCCCGCGCGTGCTCGGCTATCCGGCCGCCGGCCCGGAGTTCCTGACCGCCGCGGGCACCGCCGCCGACGGCTGGCAGATCTTCGCCCCGTACATCGACCCGTCGGCCGCCCCCGTCCGCGCCTTCGCCACCGCCTACCGGAAGCGCTACGGCTCCGCGCCCCCGTACTGGGCGGCCGAGGCGTACGACGTGGCGCGCATGGTCATCACCCGCCTCGCCGAGGCCGGCGGCCGCCCCTCCAGGAAGAGGCTGTACGACCTGCTGGCGAAGGGCACGTACAAAGGGCTCGTCCGTACGTACGCGTTCGACGAGAAGAACCGGTCGTGGCTCAAGGGGTACGAGGCCTTCCGCTATGAGGTGAAGGGCGGACGGTACTCCTACGCGGGCAAGGTCGACTTCTGA
- a CDS encoding bifunctional serine/threonine-protein kinase/ABC transporter substrate-binding protein: MRPLTADDPEDIGGHRLLARLGAGGMGVVYLARTAGGALVALKTIRAEHAADSAFRARFRREVTAVRGLTGHGMVPVVAADTEAREPWLATEFVPGPSLAEAVDGFGALPVAAVRTLGFRLADALATVHAAGVVHRDVKPGNVLLALDGPRLIDFGIAHATGATALTAPDAVVGTPGFLAPEQAQARAGEVGPPSDVFALGCVLAYTATGRRPFGTGYAAGVLFRTVHEEPDLAAVPGELRALIGACLAKDPTDRPTAAHVATALRDPRIPLARESPEAQARHWLPPAVLRVVAERSAQALDMPTPRRSARQPTGDDPAADPAPARDARPPTRRRVLLMGSAAASVVAVGGGATAYLTAGRRGGGGSGGALPVHTLGFQADLSGRDKADGVAQERGARLAVERHNARAGITFRLALDTFDDRGEAVRAEQAARRFTKAEVSAVLGPSTATAADAAGPLYQGARTAMVLISLDEGSLTPSNPRPLRVTRGPESFLALPLTSYLNSVRPVDRTAVIDDRAAGPTGSALTNWLSRTPPHEGTTSVHAVAADSDDFAPAVQAALAAEAQAVVFSGISPERAARCARALADAGFTGPRLGTWHLMRPGFLQQAGTAGQGWLFGTPFTDPGSVSRTFGTAYRARYGTAPGRWSPEAYDAVGLVARALEELGGTPGIEPGAVAQRLLHITYRGLAKTLRFTTDGTQAVERGAGYFLFQAHGNTFRFLGRGDQVT, encoded by the coding sequence ATGCGGCCCCTGACCGCCGACGACCCGGAGGACATCGGCGGGCACCGGCTGCTGGCCCGGCTCGGCGCGGGCGGCATGGGCGTCGTCTACCTCGCCCGTACGGCGGGCGGGGCGCTCGTCGCGCTCAAGACGATCCGCGCCGAACACGCGGCGGACTCGGCCTTCCGCGCCCGGTTCCGGCGCGAGGTGACGGCGGTCCGCGGCCTGACCGGGCACGGGATGGTGCCGGTCGTGGCCGCCGACACGGAGGCCCGGGAGCCCTGGCTGGCCACGGAGTTCGTCCCCGGCCCCTCGCTGGCCGAGGCGGTCGACGGTTTCGGCGCGCTGCCCGTCGCCGCCGTACGGACCCTGGGATTCCGGCTGGCCGACGCGCTGGCCACCGTACACGCGGCGGGAGTGGTGCACCGCGACGTCAAGCCCGGCAATGTCCTGCTCGCCCTGGACGGCCCCCGCCTCATCGACTTCGGCATCGCCCACGCCACGGGCGCCACCGCGCTCACCGCACCCGACGCCGTCGTCGGCACGCCCGGCTTCCTCGCGCCGGAACAGGCACAGGCCCGCGCCGGGGAGGTCGGCCCGCCCAGCGACGTCTTCGCGCTGGGCTGCGTCCTGGCCTACACGGCCACGGGCCGGCGCCCGTTCGGCACCGGATACGCGGCGGGCGTCCTCTTCCGTACGGTGCACGAGGAGCCGGACCTGGCAGCGGTCCCCGGCGAGCTGCGGGCTCTGATCGGGGCGTGCCTGGCCAAGGACCCGACCGACCGGCCGACGGCCGCCCACGTCGCCACGGCGCTCCGTGACCCGCGGATCCCCCTCGCGCGGGAGAGTCCCGAGGCCCAGGCGCGGCACTGGCTGCCGCCCGCGGTCCTCCGCGTGGTCGCCGAACGCTCCGCACAAGCGCTGGACATGCCCACTCCCAGGCGCTCCGCACGGCAGCCGACGGGCGACGACCCGGCCGCCGACCCGGCGCCCGCGCGGGACGCCCGGCCGCCGACCCGGCGGCGCGTGCTGCTGATGGGGAGCGCGGCGGCGTCCGTGGTCGCCGTCGGCGGCGGGGCCACCGCCTATCTGACGGCCGGGCGACGGGGCGGCGGCGGCTCGGGCGGCGCCCTTCCCGTGCACACCCTCGGCTTCCAGGCCGACCTCAGCGGCCGGGACAAGGCGGACGGCGTGGCGCAGGAGCGCGGGGCGCGGCTCGCCGTGGAGCGGCACAACGCGCGCGCGGGCATCACGTTCCGCCTCGCCCTCGACACCTTCGACGACCGGGGCGAGGCGGTGCGCGCCGAGCAGGCGGCCCGGCGTTTCACCAAGGCCGAGGTGAGCGCTGTCCTCGGCCCCAGTACGGCCACCGCGGCGGACGCCGCCGGACCGCTCTACCAGGGCGCCCGCACGGCCATGGTGCTGATCTCCCTCGACGAGGGCAGTCTCACGCCGTCGAATCCGCGCCCCCTGCGCGTCACCCGGGGGCCCGAGTCCTTCCTGGCGTTGCCGCTGACCTCGTATCTGAACTCCGTACGACCGGTCGACCGCACCGCCGTCATCGACGACCGGGCGGCGGGCCCGACGGGATCGGCTCTCACCAACTGGCTCTCGCGGACGCCGCCCCATGAGGGCACGACCAGCGTCCACGCCGTGGCGGCCGACAGCGACGACTTCGCTCCCGCCGTCCAAGCCGCCCTCGCCGCCGAGGCACAGGCCGTCGTCTTCAGCGGCATATCGCCCGAGCGCGCCGCACGCTGCGCCCGCGCGCTCGCCGACGCGGGCTTCACCGGACCGCGCCTGGGCACCTGGCACCTCATGCGCCCGGGCTTCCTCCAGCAGGCCGGAACCGCGGGCCAGGGCTGGCTTTTCGGCACCCCGTTCACCGACCCCGGCAGCGTGTCCCGCACCTTCGGGACCGCCTACCGCGCGAGGTACGGCACGGCGCCCGGGCGCTGGTCCCCGGAGGCCTACGACGCCGTGGGGCTGGTCGCACGCGCCCTGGAGGAGCTGGGCGGCACGCCCGGCATCGAGCCCGGGGCCGTGGCCCAGCGCCTGCTCCACATCACCTACCGGGGGCTCGCCAAAACCCTCCGCTTCACCACCGACGGCACCCAGGCCGTGGAGCGGGGCGCGGGGTACTTCCTGTTCCAGGCGCACGGGAACACCTTCCGCTTCCTGGGACGCGGCGACCAGGTGACGTGA
- a CDS encoding ABC transporter substrate-binding protein, with protein sequence MNHSGTRTRPRIAALTLLSLLALTACGGSGGTDGTAPAGAQASPAPTDDPVATVRKVASAAALLPADVARSGTLRMGSSIGAPPGAYYPNGPDKKPAGQDIDIADAVAKVLGLRLDRQDASFETILPALGSGKFDVGTGNFGVTAERLKTIDFVTYINDGQGFAVKKGGTALRRKVTDLTELCGLTIGTGAGTTFEATLTRQKGVCAKAGKKPYDVKVYAENGAVLTALQQGRIDVVMSTINGLRHQAAQSAARTSFLGEYHRLDVGFAFKKGSSLTRAFQAAVNELIENGVYARILKKWGTGASAIDTSRINPAEHT encoded by the coding sequence GTGAACCACTCCGGGACCAGAACCCGGCCGCGCATCGCCGCGCTGACGCTGCTGTCACTCCTGGCGCTGACCGCCTGCGGCGGCTCCGGCGGCACGGACGGCACAGCACCGGCGGGAGCCCAGGCCTCTCCCGCGCCGACCGACGACCCGGTCGCCACCGTACGGAAGGTGGCCTCCGCCGCCGCCCTGCTGCCCGCCGACGTCGCCAGGTCCGGCACCCTGAGGATGGGCAGCTCGATCGGGGCCCCGCCGGGCGCGTACTACCCGAACGGCCCGGACAAGAAGCCCGCGGGCCAGGACATCGACATCGCCGACGCGGTGGCCAAGGTGCTCGGCCTCAGGCTGGATCGCCAGGACGCCTCGTTCGAGACGATCCTGCCCGCCCTCGGCAGCGGCAAGTTCGACGTCGGCACCGGCAACTTCGGCGTGACCGCCGAGCGTCTGAAGACCATCGACTTCGTCACCTACATCAACGACGGCCAGGGCTTCGCGGTCAAGAAGGGCGGCACGGCGCTCCGCCGGAAGGTCACCGATCTGACCGAGCTGTGCGGGCTGACCATCGGCACCGGCGCCGGCACCACCTTCGAGGCGACCCTCACCCGGCAGAAGGGGGTGTGCGCCAAGGCCGGGAAGAAGCCGTACGACGTGAAGGTCTACGCGGAGAACGGAGCCGTCCTCACGGCCCTGCAGCAGGGCCGCATCGACGTCGTCATGTCCACCATCAACGGACTGCGCCACCAAGCGGCCCAGTCCGCCGCCCGCACCTCCTTCCTCGGCGAGTACCACCGCCTCGACGTCGGTTTCGCCTTCAAGAAGGGCTCTTCGCTCACCCGCGCCTTCCAGGCCGCGGTCAACGAGTTGATCGAGAACGGCGTGTACGCCCGGATCCTGAAGAAGTGGGGCACCGGCGCCTCGGCGATCGACACGTCGCGGATCAACCCGGCCGAGCACACCTGA